In the genome of Oceanispirochaeta sp. M1, one region contains:
- a CDS encoding aldehyde ferredoxin oxidoreductase family protein produces the protein MDKILRIKMGSTPEYVIEDVGDYAGIGGRALTTKVIFKEVPPLCHPLGPENKLAIAPGMMSGSAAAISGRLSVGCKSPLTGGIKESNAGGQAAQVLARIGYAAIILEGQSPEGKLYTLVVKKDEISIVEATDITGLNNYDVVEKLVAKYGDKAAYMSIGTAGERKLAASSIACTDVELRPTRHCGRGGVGAVMAAKGIKAIVLDDSGCSVRKPVNEDAFKAANKLFIKGIKAHGVSGQGLPAYGTNVLANIINEAGGFPVNNFSKGQFPNVHKISGETLAETETARGGKATHGCHRGCVIQCSGTYVDKEGNYVTKQPEYETVWAHGPNCGIDDLDAIAQMDRMDDDFGLDTIEMGATIAVAMDAGMAEFGDAKAAIKLLQEVGDGTPMGRILGSGAAVTAKAFGLERAPVVKGQAMPAYDPRPIQGIGVTYATTPQGADHTAGYAIATNILKVGGFVDPLKPQGQIELSRNLQIATAAIDSTGMCLFIAFPILDQPETFNAFVDLINAFFGLSMTADDVTALGKSVLTMERDFNKGAGFTKEDDRLPMYFKREKLAPHDAVFEVTDEELDEVFNW, from the coding sequence TCTGTCACCCTCTGGGTCCTGAAAATAAGCTGGCCATTGCTCCCGGTATGATGTCCGGTTCAGCCGCAGCTATCTCCGGAAGACTCTCGGTAGGTTGTAAGAGCCCCCTCACCGGTGGAATCAAAGAATCCAATGCAGGAGGACAGGCCGCCCAGGTTCTGGCCCGTATCGGTTATGCCGCAATTATTCTTGAAGGACAATCTCCTGAGGGTAAACTCTATACTCTTGTTGTAAAAAAAGATGAAATCTCAATTGTAGAGGCCACTGATATCACTGGACTGAATAACTATGATGTTGTTGAAAAATTAGTCGCAAAATATGGCGACAAGGCTGCCTATATGTCTATCGGTACAGCAGGAGAGAGAAAACTGGCAGCGTCTTCTATTGCCTGTACTGATGTTGAACTCAGACCCACAAGACATTGCGGACGTGGCGGTGTGGGAGCCGTAATGGCAGCAAAGGGAATCAAGGCCATTGTTCTTGATGACAGCGGATGTTCAGTGAGAAAACCTGTAAATGAAGATGCCTTCAAGGCTGCCAATAAGCTTTTTATCAAGGGAATTAAGGCTCATGGTGTTTCGGGTCAGGGACTCCCTGCGTATGGAACCAATGTTCTTGCCAATATAATAAACGAGGCTGGTGGATTCCCTGTAAATAACTTCTCAAAGGGTCAGTTTCCCAATGTTCATAAAATCAGCGGTGAGACACTGGCTGAAACAGAAACAGCCCGGGGTGGCAAGGCAACCCATGGATGTCACAGAGGCTGTGTCATTCAGTGCTCCGGTACCTATGTGGACAAGGAAGGTAATTACGTCACCAAGCAGCCCGAATATGAAACAGTCTGGGCCCATGGACCCAACTGCGGCATAGATGATCTTGATGCCATTGCTCAGATGGATAGAATGGATGATGACTTCGGTCTGGATACAATTGAAATGGGAGCCACCATTGCGGTTGCTATGGATGCAGGTATGGCCGAATTCGGTGATGCCAAAGCTGCCATTAAACTTCTTCAGGAAGTAGGGGATGGAACTCCAATGGGTCGAATCCTTGGAAGCGGCGCCGCTGTGACTGCAAAGGCATTCGGTCTTGAAAGAGCTCCCGTTGTCAAGGGACAGGCTATGCCTGCCTACGATCCCAGACCCATACAGGGAATTGGTGTTACCTATGCGACTACCCCTCAGGGTGCCGACCATACTGCGGGATATGCCATTGCCACAAATATTCTTAAAGTGGGCGGATTTGTAGATCCTCTTAAACCTCAGGGACAGATTGAACTCTCAAGAAATCTCCAGATTGCCACTGCGGCCATCGACTCTACGGGAATGTGTCTCTTTATTGCATTCCCCATTCTTGATCAGCCTGAAACTTTCAATGCCTTTGTAGATCTTATAAATGCATTTTTCGGCCTGAGTATGACTGCAGATGATGTGACCGCACTTGGTAAATCTGTTCTGACAATGGAGCGGGATTTCAATAAGGGTGCAGGATTCACAAAAGAGGATGACCGTCTGCCTATGTATTTCAAGAGAGAAAAACTGGCACCCCACGATGCAGTTTTTGAAGTAACAGATGAGGAACTGGATGAGGTCTTTAACTGGTAA